The DNA sequence TGGCTCATGCGGGCCCTGACGGCGGTGGGGCAAATGGCGTTTACCAATTATTTGATGCAGTCCATCATCTGTACCCTGTTTTTCCACGGCTACGGCCTGGGTTACTACGGAAAACTGTCCTACTATGAGTTGTACTACGTAGTAGCCGGCGTCTGGATTTTCCAGCTTATTCTGTCGCCTGTCTGGTTGCAGTATTTCCTGTTTGGCCCGTTTGAATGGCTCTGGCGTTCGCTGACCTACTGGAAACGGCAGCCTATGCGCCGGACGGCAGCGGTAGCCTGATTCACAGGCATTCGCATCACCGAGTATTCCTAAACCCGAAAGCCCCTGTCCGGAACCAGGCTGGTTCCGGACAGGGGCTTTCACTGAACCGGTATAAACAAGAACTACTAACAGCGGGTAACAGGCCGCAAAACTGCTTTTCTATCTATAGTAGTGTATCTGCCATACCATTCCCGATGGCTTCTAACCCTCTTTCGGTTGCCGGTCAAAAGCGCCGGATTAGCTGTATTAAATGAGATTCAATTTGACCAGGCCGGTAATGAACTGGTAGCAGGTATCCCGCATCCGGCCGATCTCGTCGCGTAACTGGGAGAACAGGGGCGGCAGTGTCTGGTAGTTCCCGAACTGATTTTCGTTGCAGGGAACGGGCGCAACCACCCCGCCACAGGCGTTGCTGCTGCACAAATGCGCTGCCCGCAGCTGTTCGATCCGGTCTTTCAGCTGGTTCAGGCTGCCGTAGTAGTCGACGGCCCGGTGCTGCAGCTGGCTATTCTGCTGCTCGAGCAGATCGGCCAGCAGGCTCAGCAGCCCGTCAATTTCAGCTTCATTACTGTTCAGGGTGGCGGCCCAGGCCTGGTTCTGCGCCCGGCAGGTGAGCAGGGTGGGTGTAGGGTCCGTTACGGGTGAGGATGCACTGGCAGTCGACATGGCAGAAAAGCGTTTTCAACAAAAGATGGGCCAAATGTAACCCACCCCACAGAACCCTTCCCTGACCTTCGTCAGCCCATCGTCTGACGTTAATCATCCGCCGGCGCACCTGAATTTAATCAGGTACCTCCCTGACCAAACTCATCGGTCACGCCCGGCAGGAGCCTCACTTTTGGGGCACTAAACACGATCAGGCATGACCATACTCTTTTTCATGATCGGAGTCAGTTTGCTCATGGCGCTGGGCTTTTTGTGTGCGTTCATCTGGTCGATGCGCAGCGGTCAGCAGGACGATTTATTCACCCCCTCGCTCCGGATGCTCCTCGACGACAGCCCGCCCGGTGCGTCGGATGGCTCTCCGCCCTCCGGTTCATCGTTTCCACCCGCCACCCCTGATCAGCCCCGTCCGAACGTCCTTAAAAAATCCGTTACTGCCGTATGAATGTCACAACCAGAGAAACCACCGTACTTATCTCGCGCGACCGGGAAGCCATTGGCCAACCCCCACCGGGCCAGCGGCTCGTTGCCGAACGATTCGCCTACGACAATACCATCGTCCGTAATTTCGCCGTAGCCACCATCATCTGGGGTATCATCGGCATGCTCGTGGGGGTTATCGTGGCCAGCCAGCTCTTTGCGCCGGCCGCCAACATGGGCAACCAGTATACCACCTTCGGGCGTATCCGGCCGCTGCACACCAACGCGGTTATCTTCGCCTTCGTGGGCAACGCCATCTTTATGGGTGTCTACTATTCCCTGCAGCGGCTCTGCAAAGCCCGGATGTTCTCCGACCTGCTGAGTAAAATTCACTTCTGGGGCTGGCAGCTGATCATTGTATCGGCAGTGGCCACGCTGCCCCTGGGCCTGACAACTTCCAAAGAATACGCCGAACTCGAATGGCCCATCGATATTGCCATCACGCTGGTCTGGGTCGTCTTTGGTATCAATATGTTCGGTACGATCATCAAACGGCGCGAGCGGCACCTGTACGTAGCCATCTGGTTCTACATCGCTACGTTCGTGACCATTGCCGTGCTTCACATCATCAACTCGCTGGCCATTCCCGTTACGCTGTTCAAAAGCTACTCCCTCTACGCCGGAGTGCAGGATGCGCTGGTACAGTGGTGGTACGGCCACAACGCGGTAGCGTTCTTCCTGACTACGCCCTACCTGGGCATGATGTATTACTTCCTGCCCAAAATGGCGAACCGGCCGGTCTACTCCTACAAGCTGTCGATTCTGCACTTCTGGGCCCTGATTTTTATCTACATCTGGGCGGGACCCCACCACCTCCTCTACAGCTCCCTGCCCGACTGGGCGCAGTCGCTGGGCGTTGTGTTCTCGATCATGCTCATTGCACCCTCCTGGGGCGGGATGATCAACGGGCTGCTCACCCTGCGCGGGGCCTGGGACAAGGTGCGCGAGGATGCGATCCTGAAGTTCATGGTCGTGGGTCTGACGGCCTACGGAATGGCAACGTTCGAAGGGCCCCTGCTGTCGCTCAGGAACGTAAACGCCATTGCCCACTTTACCGACTGGATCGTGGCCCACGTGCACGTGGGTGCCCTGGGCTGGAACGGCTTCCTGACCTTTGCCATGCTGTACTGGCTCATCCCGCGCATGTACCATACCCCCCTGCACTCCAAAACGCTGCTCAACACCCACTTCTGGCTGGGTACGCTGGGTATCCTGTTCTATGCCGTACCCATGTACATCTCGGGTTTCACGCAGGGTATGATGTGGAAGGAGTTCACCCCCGAAGGCACCCTGCGCTACGGTAACTTCCTCGAAACCACGCTGCAATTGTTACCCATGCACCAGATGCGGGCGCTGGGCGGAACGCTCTACCTGATCGGCGCGATCCTGATGGCGTATAACCTCTTTAAAACGATGGCGGCCGGTACCCTCACCGCCAACGAACCCGCCGAAGCCCCCGCACTGACCAACGCCTACACGCCAACCGGCACCGACACCTACTGGCACCGCTGGTTCGAGCGCAAGCCTATTCCGCTGCTGGCAGGTTCGCTGGTCGTGATCCTGATCGG is a window from the Spirosoma rigui genome containing:
- the ccoN gene encoding cytochrome-c oxidase, cbb3-type subunit I → MNVTTRETTVLISRDREAIGQPPPGQRLVAERFAYDNTIVRNFAVATIIWGIIGMLVGVIVASQLFAPAANMGNQYTTFGRIRPLHTNAVIFAFVGNAIFMGVYYSLQRLCKARMFSDLLSKIHFWGWQLIIVSAVATLPLGLTTSKEYAELEWPIDIAITLVWVVFGINMFGTIIKRRERHLYVAIWFYIATFVTIAVLHIINSLAIPVTLFKSYSLYAGVQDALVQWWYGHNAVAFFLTTPYLGMMYYFLPKMANRPVYSYKLSILHFWALIFIYIWAGPHHLLYSSLPDWAQSLGVVFSIMLIAPSWGGMINGLLTLRGAWDKVREDAILKFMVVGLTAYGMATFEGPLLSLRNVNAIAHFTDWIVAHVHVGALGWNGFLTFAMLYWLIPRMYHTPLHSKTLLNTHFWLGTLGILFYAVPMYISGFTQGMMWKEFTPEGTLRYGNFLETTLQLLPMHQMRALGGTLYLIGAILMAYNLFKTMAAGTLTANEPAEAPALTNAYTPTGTDTYWHRWFERKPIPLLAGSLVVILIGTLIELVPTFMVESNVPTIVAVQPYTALEVEGRDLYIREGCVNCHSQMVRPFRSETERYGEYSKAGEFVYDHPFLWGSKRTGPDLHREGGKYPNSWHYHHMRDPASMSPGSIMPPYPWLLEQKLDVSSTSGKLKALQSVGVPYDDASITYASDDLQKQATAISDQLAKDGIKIRSDREIVALIAYLQRLGTDIRKMEHQ
- the ccoS gene encoding cbb3-type cytochrome oxidase assembly protein CcoS, which encodes MTILFFMIGVSLLMALGFLCAFIWSMRSGQQDDLFTPSLRMLLDDSPPGASDGSPPSGSSFPPATPDQPRPNVLKKSVTAV